A single window of Nicotiana sylvestris chromosome 3, ASM39365v2, whole genome shotgun sequence DNA harbors:
- the LOC104223059 gene encoding cysteine-rich receptor-like protein kinase 42, with protein sequence MHFPPRYLEHVTFISLIFFIFLFSPCLCDPRTSVANISCKPRTNVSINSDLFPKYMEIMGTLNDFISENKSATYSVSSTSPDIYGLAKCHNDLSQDECKLCFVEAKDKLNTCIPAPGGSVYLDGCFLRYENYDFFDESVQKNSSSFVCGVPTDITNDQYMKRDFAARVDRAIANVTSMSIVNKGFGATIVKSGLLAVYALGQCWDSLDVEICTKCLNNAGDMIRKCLPAAEGKAMNAGCYLRYSSNKFFGDGALVLADKGPTKRKNMWIIAAIVLLTILGIFAILGAFLGYRRYSKEQGGTKRVHKIPRALETSKLNFKYEMLEKATGGFDPLNKLGQGGSGSVYKGILPDGKTVAVKRLLYNTRQWAEEFFNEVNLISGIQHKNVVKLLGCSIEGPESLLVFDFVSNKNLDQVLFDKNKRQFLSWTERFQVILGIAEGLAYLHEGNKAKIIHRDIKNSNILVDELLIPKIADFGLARRFAPHKTHVSTGVAGTLGYLAPEYLLQGCLTEKADVYSFGVVAIEVACCIKNNVFVSDSGSVLQSVWRNYKLNKITESIDSRLMSDFQEQEASRVLQLGLLCTQTRRFSRPSMSQVVRILRDKETEVPVPMQPPFQNSSLLAPPDTTSRSSLTKDSLCSEWYSTDAMSIHSSEFASLSSSQSSDFSTSESSTLLKIP encoded by the exons ATGCATTTTCCACCAAGATACCTTGAACATGTCACGTTCATCTCCttaattttcttcatttttctgtTTTCTCCTTGTCTTTGTGATCCAAGAACTTCTGTTGCTAATATTTCTTGTAAACCTCGTACAAATGTGTCAATTAACAGCGATTTATTCCCAAAATACATGGAAATCATGGGAACTCTCAATGATTTCATTTCGGAAAATAAGTCAGCAACATATTCCGTGAGCTCTACTTCACCTGATATTTATGGATTAGCGAAATGCCATAACGATCTTTCTCAGGACGAATGCAAACTTTGTTTCGTCGAAGCTAAGGATAAGCTCAACACATGCATTCCTGCACCTGGTGGCTCTGTTTATCTAGACGGTTGTTTTCTCAGATATGAAAATTATGATTTTTTCGACGAGAGCGTGCAGAAGAATTCTTCTAGTTTTGTTTGTGGTGTTCCGACGGATATAACGAATGATCAGTATATGAAAAGGGATTTTGCAGCAAGAGTGGATCGTGCAATTGCGAATGTCACAAGCATGTCTATAGTAAATAAAGGATTTGGGGCAACGATTGTGAAAAGCGGGCTGCTTGCTGTTTATGCATTAGGCCAATGTTGGGATTCATTGGACGTGGAAATATGTACTAAGTGCCTGAATAATGCTGGAGATATGATAAGAAAATGTTTGCCTGCTGCAGAAGGAAAAGCTATGAATGCTGGTTGCTATTTGAGATACTCTTCTAATAAATTCTTCGGTGATGGAGCACTAGTCCTTGCTGATAAag GACCAACGAAGCGTAAGAATATGTGGATAATTGCAGCGATTGTATTATTGACTATCCTGGGAATATTTGCTATTTTAGGAGCTTTTTTAGGCTATAGAAGATATTCTAAGGAGCAAGGAG GTACAAAGAGGGTTCATAAGATTCCACGGGCTCTTGAGACATCGAAACTAAATTTCAAGTACGAAATGTTAGAAAAAGCAACAGGCGGTTTTGATCCGTTAAACAAGTTGGGCCAAGGGGGATCAGGTTCAGTATATAAAGGGATTCTTCCTGATGGAAAAACTGTTGCTGTAAAAAGATTATTGTACAATACGCGCCAATGGGCAGAGGAATTCTTTAACGAGGTCAATTTGATCAGTGGTATTCAACACAAGAATGTTGTGAAACTCTTGGGTTGTAGCATAGAAGGACCAGAGAGTCTTCTGGTTTTTGATTTTGTATCTAACAAGAACCTTGATCAAGTGCTTTTTG ATAAGAACAAACGTCAATTTTTGAGCTGGACGGAGAGGTTTCAAGTCATATTGGGAATAGCAGAAGGGCTTGCTTATCTGCATGAAGGAAACAAAGCAAAGATAATCCATAGAGATATTAAAAACAGTAATATTCTGGTCGATGAACTACTCATCCCAAAAATTGCTGATTTTGGACTTGCTCGACGTTTTGCTCCCCATAAAACTCATGTCAGTACTGGAGTTGCAGGAACCTT GGGATACCTAGCTCCTGAATATCTTCTTCAAGGATGTTTAACAGAGAAAGCAGATGTTTATTCCTTTGGCGTGGTGGCTATAGAGGTCGCGTGTTGTATAAAGAACAATGTCTTTGTGAGTGATTCCGGATCAGTTCTACAATCT GTGTGGAGAAACTACAAGTTGAATAAGATTACTGAGTCCATCGACAGCAGGCTGATGAGTGATTTTCAAGAACAGGAGGCATCACGCGTGCTTCAACTAGGGCTATTGTGTACACAAACCAGAAGATTTTCGCGACCATCTATGTCTCAAGTGGTAAGAATCCTAAGAGACAAAGAAACTGAAGTTCCGGTGCCTATGCAACCTCCATTCCAAAACTCAAGTTTACTAGCCCCTCCAGATACAACAAGTAGGTCTTCATTAACTAAAGATAGTTTGTGCTCAGAATGGTATTCTACTGATGCAATGTCTATTCATTCCTCTGAGTTTGCTAGTCTATCTAGCTCTCAATCAAGTGATTTTTCGACGAGTGAAAGCAGTACACTTCTGAAAATACCTTGA
- the LOC138888393 gene encoding uncharacterized protein, whose amino-acid sequence MNQGQGNVGRGQARVFAFTRQDAQASNAVVTCILSVCSFDVLALIDPGYTHSYVSSYFALKFGRQPELLNDPFLDATPIGESLLVEYVYRACQIRVKGRDTLADLIVLDMIDFDMLMGMDWLSSYYAIVDCYAKIV is encoded by the coding sequence ATGAATCAAGGACAAGGAAATGTTGGTAGAGGTCAGGCAAgagtttttgcatttactagaCAGGATGCTCAGGCCTCGAATGCAGTGGTTACATGTATTCTTTCTGTTTGTTCATTTGATGTACTTGCGTTAATTGATCCGGGATATACTCACTCCTATGTGTCCTCGTACTTTGCTTTGAAATTTGGTAGACAACCCGAGCTATTGAATGATCCTTTTCTAGACGCTACTCCTATTGGAGAGTCTCTATTAGTTGAATACGTGTATCGTGCTTGTCAGATTCGGGTTAAGGGTAGAGATACTCTAGCTGACCTTATTgtacttgatatgattgactttgacatgctgatgggaatggattggttatcttcttaCTATGCTATAGTCGATTGTTATGCAAAGATAGTTTAA
- the LOC104223058 gene encoding homeobox protein knotted-1-like 2: MEEMYEFGSSSSAVYSVDDHLQPPYFGSPPAFCDELLPVGFGSGNMSSVCSESSAANSVVDKSGTSSSNLQLEDHHETNIRAKISSHPLYPKLLRTYIDCRKVGAPSEIVDMLDNINIVHENDLYRRSNRLITGDSELDDFMGTYCDVLAKFKSDLERPFNEATTFLNDIQIQLTNLCTTPVTPSSNISDEGAAGLEEEEDTSGGGGNTNDMCRSENEIKDKLMRKYSGYISSLKQEFCKKNKKGKLPKEARQILLDWWTTHYKWPYPTEGEKICLAESTGLDPKQINNWFINQRKRHWKPSENMQFADMESIYGHFSE, encoded by the exons ATGGAGGAAATGTATGAATTTGGTTCGAGCAGTAGTGCTGTTTACTCCGTCGACGACCATTTGCAGCCGCCATATTTTGGATCGCCGCCGGCGTTTTGCGATGAGCTGCTCCCTGTGGGATTTGGATCCGGAAATATGTCGTCGGTGTGTTCGGAATCTTCGGCTGCTAATTCAGTAGTTGATAAAAGTGGGACGTCTTCTTCTAATTTACAATTAGAAGATCATCATGAGACGAATATTAGAGCAAAGATCTCTTCTCATCCTTTGTATCCTAAGCTTCTTCGTACTTACATCGACTGCCGCAAG GTAGGAGCGCCATCTGAGATTGTTGATATGTTGGACAATATTAATATTGTCCACGAAAATGATCTTTATAGGAGATCAAATAGACTGATCACCGGTGATTCTGAGCTGGATGATTTCATG GGAACTTACTGTGATGTGTTAGCAAAGTTCAAGTCGGATCTTGAAAGGCCTTTCAATGAAGCAACTACTTTTCTTAATGATATTCAAATTCAACTTACCAATCTCTGCACTACTCCGGTCACTCCGAGTAGCAATATCTCAG ATGAAGGAGCGGCGGggttggaggaggaggaggatacAAGCGGTGGTGGTGGAAATACAAATGATATGTGCAGATCAGAGAATGAAATTAAGGATAAGTTAATGCGTAAGTACAGTGGATATATAAGTAGTCTAAAGCAAGAATTTTGCAAGAAGAATAAGAAGGGAAAACTCCCAAAAGAAGCAAGGCAAATCTTGCTTGACTGGTGGACCACTCACTACAAATGGCCTTATCCTACg GAAGGAGAGAAAATATGTCTAGCTGAATCAACAGGTTTAGATCCGAAGCAGATTAACAATTGGTTCATTAATCAGCGAAAACGTCACTGGAAACCTTCAGAAAACATGCAGTTTGCTGATATGGAAAGCATATATGGTCATTTTTCTGAATAA
- the LOC138888394 gene encoding serine/threonine-protein phosphatase 7 long form homolog, translating into MDFPPPAHPGPTEDQLLVLQGDHRSSFVWEGQLSMQALRLRRPDDLWEFIVEHHFHARVVARLQATGFYTIFELGRMQLDWSLITALVERWRPETHVFHLSTGDATITLEDVQVLDGLRVDGQVVALPQYIRSMTRAQFLDMMGQFTGYRPQGDAGGSRVALSAIGDHMAVLHPDITDETEDLHIERYTRLALLLFFRCVLFSNTSRSLVSMRFLHHLQQLDDLPQYSWGAAVLAYLKGACAGRAWDQRWTYVVFCPSYR; encoded by the coding sequence atggactttccTCCGCCTGCGCATCCTGGACCTACCGAGGATCAGCTACTAGTGTTAcagggcgaccataggtcctccTTTGTATGGGAGGGACAGCTATCGATGCAGGCTCTCCGCCTTAGGAGACCTGACGATTTGTGGGAGTTCATCGTGGAGCATCATTTTCATGCCCGCGTAGTCGCGCGCCTACAGGCTACAGGCTTCTATACGATTTTTGAGCTTGGACGGATGCAGCTTGATTGGTCTCTTATCACGGCCttggtagagcggtggcgaccggagacgcacgtTTTTCACTTGTCCACTGGAGATGCCACCATCACGctggaggatgttcaggttttggacGGGCTACGCGTAGATGGACAGGTTGTGGCACTGCCCCAGTACATTAGATCCATGACCCGTGCACAGTTTTTGGATATGATGGGGCAGTTTACTGGTTATAGACCTCAGGGTGACGCTGGGGGCAGTCGCGTTGCTTTGTCAGCCATCGGAGATCATATGGCTGTTTTGCACCCAGACATTACCGATGAGACGGAGGATCTCCATATTGAGAGGTACACGCGGTTGGCGCTGCTCCTGTTTTTCAGGTGTGTCTTGTTCTCGAACACTTCGAGGAGTCTCGTGAGTATGCGCTTTCTCCATCATCTTCAGCAGTTGGATGATTTACCCCAGTACAGTtggggtgctgctgttctcgCATACCTGAAAGGAGCTTGTGCCGGTCGAGCATGGGACCAGcggtggacatatgtggttttctgcccctcctacaggtga